The genomic stretch AGAacgaaaatatttcttatattaacgTATCTTATCCGTTTGTTATATCTTAAGATACTAAAATAAGtctgagtatattttttttcttaaaatgatCGTAgccaataataatttacaatatctaCATAGTGTGTAACGTGCCTAATGATAAATTTctctgtaaatataaatttccttTAGCATATCAAATGCTCCACTGTTATTCACAGGGTGATTTGTTTACGAAGTGAGATTACTATTATTCTTTCACTATGAACTACCAACAAGAGatgaaacttttaataaaacgtatacTATAGTAACAGCAATACAAATGTTTCATATTTACAAgttgtaaacaataataataaatgcatataaaaatatctattgaaaacattttattcatacaaCAATGTAAACGCTTATTACTTATTGACACAACATATAGcacaataaaaatcttatttttttaaactacttccaaaattgttataatattgagTCCAGTACACATTATGCACAATACAACATGTATGGCATGTCGACAATACTACCATTGGCACTTCACATTAACcaacaaataacaaaatcaacATTACTGCgagaatttgaaatatatataaattacgttATTGACCTCTACTTTTGAGTGCAATTTTGTCGCAACTACGCGATCAGTTTTTACCATTCTAACTGCGATTGTCTTAtcataaaaatgacaaaattattaagttacttaaaaaaattagttattagatctttttaaattactaaacgTAATTGCAAAATCCCAAACAAAACTGGAATAGCTTTTGAATCAGTaggtatgtttaatttttgtaaatgcGCGCCATATCGTTTGAAATGTCGCAAGCTCGTATGCGCGCAGACGTCACAAACGTGTTATTTTGTGAAGCGATAAATGCAAAATTGGATAATATCCTACATATTGTATTGTGCACTATGTATACGCATTTTAATATCGATGTAACTGTGATCAGTCTTTATGATTAGACACAAATGAAAACTATCTTTTGATGTAGAGGACAatttcagatattttattgtccagtaatataatatttgtaaagtatTACTTAACTAAGAAATCTGTGTGTAAGTTACACataaatctgtatttttttttaaataatgatgtcCAATGGGGTCGAGATCTTTGTTCTCGTAATTCCATTAAAAAAGCAAGTTTACTGTTAGATTCGTCTTATTCGTTAGATATCATTTGAGTGaacatttactaaataaaatttagttatcTATATTCgtagtcaaataaaatatttgaaatggtCTCAATGAATTCATGTAATTTTAAGTAGACAATTGAGACATTGCGGCGGCTGTGTGAAGAGTCTCTTGTatgttgaaaaatttaaaaaattgtgtaaCAATTTTGTGGTCTCGACTGGTTGTTCAAAGTTCAAAAGCGATttgtaatatagaaatattaaatcgatttaaaaaaataacgtgtATTATTGACATTCAATTCTAATAACATTTCaaactgtttaaaaaaaggcaagtaaaagaaaaataaatctcaaataaaatacCAACTTCATCATGAAACGtttaattttcgaatatttcttttttcaaaaggtttttattatgtaatcatTTTAACATCAGTTGCATTTTATAAAATCTGGGagcattttacaaataaattcggtttttacaaattagataacatttatttttaactgtagGCCAAGATCAGTAACAATATTACAACTATTCGAAACCAATAGCTCCCATAGTCAATAAATTACTGTTAAACACTATTACACTGCATTACATATGTTATTTCACttgtaagatttttataaaagaaagtatAGTATTCATGTTAAATCAAAGCACATTGTAGTTCCATAGCTAAATTCGGTGTCTGACTGCTAGAGCAAATATTACAACAAACTTATAGCAAATGTTGCAAATCAACTGAGCATATTTACATAGTTATTAGAGAGAGAAACATCTCTGTAGACACCTCAAAAATCTTGCACTGTATTTGGACACaacttattttaatcaatattttttgagtATAGGACTAAATACTTCAATCAAAACTGATTTTACAATCATATCACATTCCATCATATCTACTAGTTTATATTTTAGCAACAATTGAATGaagaaagaaatttatttatgaatgtgAACTTTCAAAACAAGtaaatacagttttaaatatgaatttgaatGACTTATGTgtgacatttacaaaaaaatgttgccaatgatacatttattatatacaatgtgAATATATCAGAGTTAGATTTAGTAATAAtaggaaatttaaaaaacaaaaaatatgttttatatctgACATTATAATGAGTATTTACGTTAAGCTTATAcattgactttttttaaattaaacattgtttatcttttataaatcaCAAAGGAACTTTcttttaacatgaaaatacaAACTGGCATTTATCTGTAGGTAATCAAGAGTATACAGCAGACTAATGAAAAGTTTATCCAaacaatatcaaaacaaaatggAATTAAATGTGGAAAATTagaatgaattataatattcattctcAATATTTCGTGAAGAAAGACTCATGCATGCATaagtaaagaaaaactaaagTACTGGTGtattaggaataaaaaaaattaaagatatgtatataaatagcaAAATTTTGCAGTCCTTATAAACAATACAAAGTCAAAATAATGTCCTTATGTTTCAAAACTCATTGCATtagtaaaaacaaacaatattatttatattatatatctataaaagacATATCCTACTTTAAACTTCAGTTGCGGTAAAAGATAGACAATAATTGCaatgaatgttttttataaatgatggCCAGACATCTGTTGGCACTCACTTGCAAATAGTCATATATAGTTACAAATATAGTGTGATAGTTATACATACTTGTTACATAAGctaacaaaaaaaagatttttgtatcGTCAAGCTATTTAACAACATCACTGAGTTTCTTATGACAATAATTGTCTTACATAGAAAATCTGGAAGGACAACAGAGTAAAAGTATAAGCcaatataaatatcacaaatagCTTTTCTGTTATATAATGTGACTTTTGACATTTCTAAGTCACTAAAATTCATTTTCTATACAGATTCATTATGACACTGTCAAAggtttaaaacttatttaaaaatactctgTCCAAACATGTAACTACAAAACTACCGGGTCTACGTTTAAAGAGGATTTATACTTCAAATTACAACTGTACATGTCCACTGGGGATTTCAGTGGTTTGTCCAAAAGGAAGAATTTTATGAAACCGAAAAGGCTTTCTCTGAGAATGATTTAACATATGCCTCGTGTAGTTTGTTGACAAAATCAGAatcatgttttaataaataattaaaagcctGCAGTAGCTGATTTCTAGTAAGGGGCTCTGGAGAAGGTTGCATATCATTGCCACTAGTGGCAGTGAACATAGTAGGAGGCATTAGAGCAGGTTTTTGCTGGTTagctaaagtattaataattggAAAAACTCCACCTACCTCATCTAACTTACCACCATTATAAGAGCCCACCTGATGCCCAATGTCTTGAGACTGATTTAAATATGATGCTAAAGGTGATGTAGGTTTTGGTGAAGAAATGTGCATCAAATTTAGTTCATTTTCTAATGGATTTGGCCCATTGTCAACGCCTTCCAGCTGCTGCATTTTCTTGAGATTTATCCTTTGTTGGTTTTGTTTCTCTATCGGGGTTGACTTTAGTTGAAAAGAATTGTTTTGCCTCATAGTTGGATCTATAGAAATATTTCCATTCGATGTTTGAGCATCCTGTGGAGTTACAGAGCGCTGTTGCTTCTCAATGTGCTCAACTGAATGTGCTGGGTTACTCATCAACCTCTGCAGTAATAAAGGACCCTCACGAGCGTCGGACGACCTCGGTCCGAAGATTCCCGGTGACGGAAGCGAGGATACTGCAGGCATTTGCGCAGCAGCGCCACTTCCTGCTTTTGCGAAGAAATCCATAACACTTTGTGATGCCATGTCGGGTGCTCGTGATGGAGTCAAATCGTTTTTATTAGTCGCCATTCccttattagtattaaaatcaTCTTGAGCTTTGCTCAACATGCTAAATATGTCGACTGACGCGCTCGGTTTCACCGGTGCTGGATATACTGGATTCTGGGACATGTCGTTTGGCGCTTTAGTAGAATCCTTTACTATAGAATTCAATTTAGTTGCAACTCTAACGCACTCGTCTTTATCATAAAACCATATGCCGTAAATACGACACTTAGCGTTTCGATATAATAGAAAAGGTTCTTTCAATTGTAATTCAATTCCTTTAGAAACAGGCTCGATtagattatttgtatttaatctgTTCATAATCACCAAACTGTGGTAAGGTTCACCATTTCTACTGTACACAAACAAAGCACCTTCGATGTTCGTTTTCTCCCATTCGTTTTCTTCAAATGTGTAAAGTGCAACGTGGGTAGCACTGTCAATTATTTCTCTTGCATATGGATCTGCCCTCTTTAATGCGGCGAAATTCATACGTAGACCGGTGTCAGCCATTTTATACCAACATACACAAATACGTTTTTACACGACGAACGAGCATCACCATTACAGCAAAATGACAAGAAGAAGAACGAACAAATTCGCCATCTTTAATAACGATCCAATAAACgcataatatttctatttttatttttaaattcataaaaatattgtacaaaattacTTCGAAGTGTCggtattttgaattattatcttctaaaaattatttttctaatatgtctaataaacataaatggtattgtaatttgtaggtaacagaaaaaaaatcttgtgaCTTATTGGTTACATAGGTATTATCTTGTTCAATTCTCAATTCAATCTTATCGTAgcctttttatataaagtttttcaAAAAGTGCCCAAATgaagcaaaaaaaattatatagatttttaattattcaaattctgGAAGATGATAAAGCttttttcgaaaaataaaaattcttatccTTCTCATTTTGTCGCTTTTGAAAATTTGCCACCCTGTGCATTAATTTCGGGAGCTTCTAGAGTTTCCAGTCctacttacatatttatttactgacaCCTTTACACATTCACCGTTGTAAACTATTTAATTACTACGTTTTCATTCATCGCTGCTCAAAATCTTCACCATTACTGCACGACTACTAATGCGCGATAATTGTCGATTGGTAAAATTGCCtgcatttttttaagatatgcAGGTTTATCTTGCAATAATTTTCTTCACCACCACATACAAGataagttataaatacatattaaggacgagtaaattcagtggtgctttacCGGATTTGAACCTGAGATCTTAGGTTCACGTAATTTATgttgtttatgatttttttcatcTAAAACAGTACCTAATTAGTTTGTCAGGGGTTTTCTATAGGGTCCCAGGTCCCAggacacatatataaattatgtattaaattatggtGTATTTTTTCAACAAAACTTTGTTACAATTTTCGCTTGCTTTTTAATATGAACTGcctaataagaattataaaaatgttattatatttacagatgATCGACGGACAAATCTTTccttgattaaatttataatcatcATTCATAAGTACAAtagaacaatttaaaaaaaatcccaaaTTAGTAGTGCTCAGTAAACTTCAAGCAGAATATCATATGAAaactgatataaattattatttgtaggtttaaaatatacaaaacgtCATTGTATGGTATGATTGAACTCGTAAATAGATGTAGATTTCATCACTATGTACCCGAGATTGACCTCTTGTCGTTTTGCACTTACCACGTTATTACACTGATACAAGCGACGCTAGAATTTCGTTTCTTTTTATAGAGATGTAAGCAATATAATCGATAGATATAAAATTCTGACGTGAACTATTACATCGATTGTCGCGAGCTTTACTAGTCGacaatattgtatataactctttcaattgtaaaatatcgagcgaataaaaaaacacaGTTGGAtctgtattgtaaatataatacccTAGTCTATagttcaaaaatattcttaaaataataataatattataaaatatagtacttttatatataaacttcttttttaaattcttgaaaactaaaaaagttataatagtGTTAATATAAGaagattaaatcaatattaaagagcataaacatttaataacaaGAGTTGATAAAtgttatcgatatcgataacaCTAGAGAAACTTTACTAAAGTTCCAACCTAACGTCAAATCGAAACGTCATTTCAAAGTTTACGCGTGTTGTGAGTGgtgttgtatttaatttaaaaaatatattatacgaagTTCTTAGAATATTTACAGTTATTATACTAATaagaatattcatatatattagtaaaatcaAACTTATTTGATTCATTTAAACACTTTTATATATCTCGTAaagaataaatgatattttaacaaaacacgAGGTGTCTATATTGTAAATaagtgttcttttttatttcgtttaattgtaattttagtaTAATGTCCGAAAATGTATTGGTGATCGGGAGCGGTGGTCGGGAGCATGCAATTTGTTGGAAGCTAGCTCAATCCCAGctagtaaaacaaatatattgtgcGCCCGGTAGTGTCGGTATATCATCAACAAAAGACAACGTTACAAGTGTCgatttaaatatcaaagattACCCTGTAAGTatacttcattattttttacctaGATGGATATTGGAAACACAGCATACTTCTAATAAGAGATCAATGTTATGggaattaaatttaagtatgtTTACAAATGAATTTTCTACTTTGAAtctaataagtattattttacataaaacaatttttcgTTTACA from Vanessa cardui chromosome 12, ilVanCard2.1, whole genome shotgun sequence encodes the following:
- the LOC124533973 gene encoding mRNA-decapping enzyme 1B; translation: MADTGLRMNFAALKRADPYAREIIDSATHVALYTFEENEWEKTNIEGALFVYSRNGEPYHSLVIMNRLNTNNLIEPVSKGIELQLKEPFLLYRNAKCRIYGIWFYDKDECVRVATKLNSIVKDSTKAPNDMSQNPVYPAPVKPSASVDIFSMLSKAQDDFNTNKGMATNKNDLTPSRAPDMASQSVMDFFAKAGSGAAAQMPAVSSLPSPGIFGPRSSDAREGPLLLQRLMSNPAHSVEHIEKQQRSVTPQDAQTSNGNISIDPTMRQNNSFQLKSTPIEKQNQQRINLKKMQQLEGVDNGPNPLENELNLMHISSPKPTSPLASYLNQSQDIGHQVGSYNGGKLDEVGGVFPIINTLANQQKPALMPPTMFTATSGNDMQPSPEPLTRNQLLQAFNYLLKHDSDFVNKLHEAYVKSFSEKAFSVS